A genome region from Microtus ochrogaster isolate Prairie Vole_2 chromosome 1, MicOch1.0, whole genome shotgun sequence includes the following:
- the LOC101990278 gene encoding serpin A11: MMGPVWLWLLVAEVLLPVHCQPFSPHGEKSLGVPQPASHQLLEPAPAYGKVTPTITNFALRLYKQLAEDVPGNILFSPVSLSSILALLSLGAPADTQIQILESLGFNLTETPAADVHRGFQSLLHTLDLPSPKLELKVGHSLFLDRQLKPQQRFLDSAKELYGALAFSANFTDAAATGQQINDLVRKQTYGQVVDSLPEFGPDTVMVLLNYIFFKAKWKHPFDRYQTRKQESFSRDQRTALRIPMMRQKEMHRFLYDQEASCTVLQIEYSGTALLLLVLPDPGKMQQVEAALQPETLRRWSQRFLPSLLDLHLPRFSISASYNLEEILPLIGLSNMFDMEADLSGIMGQLNRTVSRVSHKAAVDMNEKGTEASAASGLLSQPVPLNMTSAPHAHAHFNRPFLLLLWEVYTQSLLFLGKVVNPAAV; the protein is encoded by the exons ATGATGGGGCCAGTGTGGCTGTGGCTGCTGGTAGCCGAGGTCCTGCTCCCTGTTCATTGTCAGCCATTTTCTCCCCATGGAGAGAAGAGTCTGGGGGTGCCTCAACCAGCCAGCCACCAGCTCCTGGAGCCAGCACCCGCCTATGGCAAGGTCACACCCACCATCACTAATTTTGCTTTGCGTCTCTACAAACAGCTAGCAGAGGACGTCCCCGGAAACATCCTCTTCTCCCCCGTGAGCCTCTCTAGCATCCTggctcttctctctcttgggGCACCTGCTGACACCCAAATTCAGATTCTGGAGAGCCTGGGCTTCAACCTCACGGAGACCCCAGCAGCTGACGTCCACCGGGGCTTCCAGAGCCTCCTGCACACACTTGACCTGCCCAGCCCCAAACTGGAACTGAAAGTGGGGCATTCCCTGTTCTTAGACAGGCAGCTGAAGCCTCAGCAGCGCTTTCTGGACAGCGCCAAGGAGCTGTACGGAGCACTGGCTTTTTCTGCCAACTTCACGGATGCAGCTGCCACAGGGCAGCAGATCAACGACCTGGTGAGGAAGCAGACCTATGGGCAGGTGGTGGACTCTCTCCCGGAGTTTGGCCCTGACACCGTCATGGTTCTCTTGAACTACATCTTCTTCAAAG CCAAATGGAAGCATCCCTTTGATCGCTACCAGACCCGGAAGCAAGAGAGCTTCTCCCGGGACCAGAGGACGGCACTCCGCATCCCAATGATGCGACAGAAGGAAATGCACAGGTTCCTGTATGACCAGGAGGCATCGTGCACTGTCCTTCAGATCGAGTACAGCGGCACtgccctgctgctgctggtccTCCCTGACCCTGGGAAGATGCAGCAGGTAGAGGCTGCCCTCCAACCAGAGACGCTGAGAAGGTGGAGCCAGAGGTTCCTGCCCAG TCTGCTGGATTTGCACCTGCCAAGGTTCTCAATTTCTGCATCCTACAACCTGGAAGAGATCCTGCCCCTCATTGGTCTCAGCAACATGTTTGACATGGAAGCTGACCTATCAGGAATCATGGGGCAACTCAACAGAACTGTCTCCAGG GTGTCACACAAGGCTGCAGTGGATATGAACGAGAAGGGAACTGAGGCCTCCGCTGCCTCTGGCCTTCTTTCCCAGCCGGTGCCCCTGAACATGACTTCGGCCCCACACGCCCACGCCCATTTCAACAGGcccttcctgctccttctctggGAGGTGTACACTCAGAGTCTGCTCTTCCTGGGGAAAGTGGTCAATCCAGctgctgtgtga